Genomic DNA from Methanofollis sp. W23:
GATCTCCTGGAGCTTCCAGCGCTCGGCCTGGCGGAGCGACCGCGGGCTTCCCACATCGGTCCAGTTCCCGCGGGCAAGCCATGCTTTGACCTTCCGTCCCTCCTGCAGGAGCGCAGGGAAGACATTGCGGGCAAAGTCGACCTTCTCCCCTGTAGGGATATAGTCAAAGATCTCGGGGTCGCAGACGTACATCCCGGTCGAGGCCAGGTTCGAGAAGATCTCGCCTGGCCCGGGTTTTTCCTTGAACCGCTTGATGTCATAGCCCACGTCGATCTCCGCGATCCCGTAGTCAGAGGGGTCGTCGATGGAGATGAGCCCGATGGTGGCGATCGCGTCGTTCTTAAGGTGCTCACGGTAGAACTCAAGGAGATTGAGGTCTGCCACATGGTCCCCCCCGACGACAAGGAAGGGCGAGCCGTCCAGGTACTCCTGGGCGTTCTTGACGCTCCCGGCCGTGCCGAGTTTGATCTCTTCGTGGACGTACGTGATCTCGGCACCGAAGAGCGAACCGTCGCCAAGGGCATTCTCGATGTCATTGCCCTTGTACCCGAGGGTGACGACCATCTCGGTGAAACCGAGGTCCGCGAGGTGTGTGACCAGATGGGTGATCGAGGGCCTATTCACAATCGGAATGCACGGTTTGGGACGCTCAAAGGTGAGCGGCCGCAGGCGGGTGCCCTCACCGCCGCACATGATGCAGACCTTCATACGGATAGTGTGGCGCGAAAAAGCATTTGAACCTTGGCCCATAAGACAAAGGCTATGCTCCGTGGGGGACAGTATCATCATATGAGAGAAGAGCCCTTCACCTGCACCTTCTGTGGCAAATGCTGCATGGGCTTCGGGCGCTACATCACCATCATCAAACGGACCGGACCACAGGAGTATCGG
This window encodes:
- a CDS encoding NDP-sugar synthase, whose product is MKVCIMCGGEGTRLRPLTFERPKPCIPIVNRPSITHLVTHLADLGFTEMVVTLGYKGNDIENALGDGSLFGAEITYVHEEIKLGTAGSVKNAQEYLDGSPFLVVGGDHVADLNLLEFYREHLKNDAIATIGLISIDDPSDYGIAEIDVGYDIKRFKEKPGPGEIFSNLASTGMYVCDPEIFDYIPTGEKVDFARNVFPALLQEGRKVKAWLARGNWTDVGSPRSLRQAERWKLQEIETTNITGDLHIKGAKILGPVSLGSSISLGANSQIIGPVSIGRGTTIESNVIIGPYTSIGEDCVIKSNAKIFSSSIYNQVVIGNRTTVSGAIIDNDTIIGDDGSVENDTVIGPRVVLQNGVTIHSGTRLWPEVIVPDGSVVKEHVLNEKYDLRCEGS